GTCCCGAATACTTTCGTTTTTTGGGATCGGTTCTAAAATTTTTAAGGTTTTGATAGTATTTAATTTTTCTAGAAGATCCATTTGTTTTTGCGAGGTTCCCCATTGAGAGGGGAGGATCATTACTGATTTTTTTTTGGATTGTTCATCAAACCTTTCTGCTTCATCTACTTTTTTGAGAACCTGAGCTACGGTTCGAACCGCCCATTTTGAGGGAGTGACTGGGACGAGGATCACTGAAGCGGGTAGGTAAGATGCAATGTTTTCGGAAGAGCCGGAGCCGGGAGTATCTATGATCACGTAATCATATTTTGCCTTAAGAAGAATGTTTTTTAGCCTTGGGATCATGGAAAAATCTTTAGATGCTAAGTAACTTAAGTCAGAGAGTTCGATGATAGAAGGTAATACGTCAATATTGTTGGAAGTTTTTACGGATTCGGCGAGTGTTGTTTCTGCATTTAGTACGGAAAGGGTATTTCCTGAATCGAAAAACTCTACTGGTTCTTCTGGGAAAAAGAAATCAGAAAGATCTGCCTGGGGATCCATATCGATTGCCAGGGTAGATCCTTTTTTGGAAAGTGCTAAGGCCAGGTGGATGGCAGTTGTGGATTTGGAGGTTCCGCCTTTGATATTGGCAACTGTTATGATTTTCATTGCAAAATAAGTCTGGTTTTGGTACTTTTTGCTGCAACGAAAATTCATAAAATGAAATGTTTTTTAGAAAGTACGCCGGCGTACTTTCTAAGGCCAGGGTTAAGGTTTAAAAGTTTTGTTTTGTTGGGATATAAACGCAAAGGATCGCAGCGGAAATCCTTTCGCATTTGCGAAAGATTGGAGCGAAGAGCCTGGTCGGTTTTGAAAAAAATGGTTGTTTGGGTGGGATTCGATGCGCCCTTATTTTTTATTGGAACTTGGGATAAAAAATTCTTGTACTATTTGTTAGAAACTTGTAAGTTGATCTTAACCCCTTTAACCGGGTGATGTAAACTCTCTGGATTGTGTGGAAGCAGTTCAGAGAGACTTTCCTCCTCTCTCTAGTTCACTCATTGAAACTCCCCTCCTCCTTTTTCGAAATAAGACCTTCCTTTCGGTTTCTGTTTCAATTGCGAAACTCGTGGCTTTGGTCTGTTGGAATTATGTCTCATTAGTTGTTGACAAAAAATGGAATCGGATGTCTCTAGAGTTTTGAATGGGGGAGGTGTCTCTCGTTCAAAAAGCGGTCTTCCACTTAAATGCCGCTAATATACATCACCTGGAATTCAAAAAGAATTCCAAACCAAGGGACGTTCGAAAGGACTTCCCGATTTTAATGCAACGGCGCCGAAGGTTTGTTTTGGTCGCTGTTACAAAACCAAGAACAGAATCTTGGTGACCGGAGGTTTTTGTTGGACCAAGGGGAAGTTATGAGTGAATTAAAGAGAACTGGTGTTTGGGTTGCGCAATGGATGGAGGATCTAGGGCTCACTCCGAACCAAACTAAGTTGTATGCAGAGATCGTTTCTTTGGATGCTAAGGGCGGATGTTTTGCTTCGAATGAATACCTCGGAATGGTATTACGATTGAAACGTGATACCATCTCTCGATTGGTTTCGCAGTTGAAAAAAAAGGGACTTTTGAAACAAACTGGGTTTGATGGAAGAAAACGATTTTTAAAACCATTACTTCCTAATTCTCAAAAGGGATCTGAATTGGATTTAAATCCAAAACAAAGGCATCCGCTTCCCTTGAAAGAAAGACCCTCTTCCGGCTTTCGATCCAAGTCTGAATTGGTTGTGGATACGAAGCCTTCTTCTAAATACCAATTAGATACTAATATACAAAATTACATCCGAACCAATCAGAATGCTGGATCTAAAAATGAGAGAGATGAGTGGCTTGCGTTTTTGGCTTGGAGTGAGGAGAGGCTTTCTTTAACCACCAGAGTGAGCCTTGCTCCCCTTGGGGGGCCTGAAGTTTTGACTGGTTTGCAACTTTCCTATTGGGAACGATTTAAATCAAACCCAAGCTGAAATGTGTTTGTTTTTGTCGCGATTATTCATTTAACTTGAGTTATATCTTGTTGGAATTGTTTTCTTCCTCCTGGGTATTCGATGGCGTAGAGACATTGGCAACTTTCCCAGGCAGGACTGGCGAAGAAGTAACTACTCCCTTCTGATTGACAAGAATCTTGTTTTGGTTTGATTTTGTGAGTGGCAATCAATCTTCCAAGGTCTTTTGTTTCTACTTCATCGAGTTGGATTGATTCTTGTTCTAATAGGATTGTTGTTAGTTTTGGAGATGTGGAGAGGAGGTTGGTTGCATTGACACAAGTACTCCGTCTCATGGCTAAACTTCCGGACTCAATGGCTTGTGGGCTTGCTTTAGCCGTAACAGCGGCAAAGAATATTTCGGTTCCATTAATTGTTTTCCATTCTGATTTCCAAGGCATATAACTTTGGCAGGTGATGAGGATAAAAAGAATAGGAAGAAATAAGTATTTCATATTCGAATTTTGACCTGGATTGGGGCTTTGTCAATGGAAACCCAGGTCCCTTGGCCCAACTTGGATAATTTATTGAAACTATTCTCGACCCCTTTGAAATTGGGTGAACTGCTATGAGTCTTTTTAAACCAATCCCTATCCTCTCTGGAGCTATGGTCCAGTCCTTTATGGCTTCCTTTAAATCAAAGGCAGACAAGAGATATGGTCGTTCGATCGCTGGTGAATGGAAATCGGTCAAAGCTAAAGACGGTACTACCTTACTTGCAAAAATTCATAATGTGCCAAATCCGAAAGGTCTTGTGGTTTTGGTTCATGGTTGGGAAGGCAGCATCCATTCTAGTTATATCGTACGAACTACGAGGCATTTTCTACAAAAAGGTTTTTCTGTATATCGACTGAATCTAAGAGACCATGGCGATACTCATCATTTGAATGAAGGAATCTTTAACGGTAGTTTGCTTGTGGAAACTTATGAGGCGGTGAAGGAACTTGTGGGTTTTTTTGGATCGAAAACTCCCGTTTATTTGGCTGGGTTTTCACTTGGCGGAAACTTTGTACTCAGGATGGCGGCTAGACATTCCCTTGCAAAAGTAGGGGACCAGATTTCTGGTTTAAAACATTGTTTTGCATTTAGTCCAGCTCTGGATCCGAAAAGGGCAACTGTGAAAATGGATGAACATCCTTTCCTACGGAAATACTTTTTAAATTCTTGGAAATCATCTTTGGTAAAAAAAGCAAATCTCTTTCCGCATTTGTATTCTTTTCATGATTTAGATGATTACCAATCTGTGATGCACTTAACAGAAAAAATGGTAAAAGAGTTTTCTCATTTTTCTTCTGTAGATGAATACTTTGATTCATATAAATTGAATGAGTTGTTTTTTAAATCAATTCGTATCCCCACAACCATTCTAACTTCTATGGATGATCCTGTCATTCCTTGGAAAGAATTTACAGAGATCCCCGCTTCTTCCTATTTGGAAGTAGTGATTGAATCAAAGGGGGGACACTGCGGTTTTATTGAGGACTTGAATCGTTCTTCTTACTATTGGAGATTGATGGAAAAAAAGATGGGTTGATTTCTTTCCAAACGGTTTTCCATTCACTCGCCCAGGTTTCTTTTTTGGAAGTCCAGAATTTTTGGTAAAACGAATCGAGTAGTTCTCTGTTCGATAAAATTTTTAAAAGAGATTTTCTTTCCAAAACCTTTGGTCCTTGGTGTAATAAGGTTTCTAAATCCTCTTCTGTTGATTTGGAAAGTTTGGATTGATACTGTTTGTTCCCTTGCAGTTGTTTGTGTTCATTGCGAAATACCGGATGGATTAAAGCAAAGAAAAATTCCCTACCTTCTAAATAACTATTTTTGTGTGTCCGCAGTTCCTCTTCCAAACGATG
The window above is part of the Leptospira brenneri genome. Proteins encoded here:
- a CDS encoding ParA family protein, whose protein sequence is MKIITVANIKGGTSKSTTAIHLALALSKKGSTLAIDMDPQADLSDFFFPEEPVEFFDSGNTLSVLNAETTLAESVKTSNNIDVLPSIIELSDLSYLASKDFSMIPRLKNILLKAKYDYVIIDTPGSGSSENIASYLPASVILVPVTPSKWAVRTVAQVLKKVDEAERFDEQSKKKSVMILPSQWGTSQKQMDLLEKLNTIKTLKILEPIPKNESIRDRTETGKPLQEGSAPWKAFEILAEKLK
- a CDS encoding helix-turn-helix domain-containing protein, translating into MSELKRTGVWVAQWMEDLGLTPNQTKLYAEIVSLDAKGGCFASNEYLGMVLRLKRDTISRLVSQLKKKGLLKQTGFDGRKRFLKPLLPNSQKGSELDLNPKQRHPLPLKERPSSGFRSKSELVVDTKPSSKYQLDTNIQNYIRTNQNAGSKNERDEWLAFLAWSEERLSLTTRVSLAPLGGPEVLTGLQLSYWERFKSNPS
- a CDS encoding YheT family hydrolase, which gives rise to MSLFKPIPILSGAMVQSFMASFKSKADKRYGRSIAGEWKSVKAKDGTTLLAKIHNVPNPKGLVVLVHGWEGSIHSSYIVRTTRHFLQKGFSVYRLNLRDHGDTHHLNEGIFNGSLLVETYEAVKELVGFFGSKTPVYLAGFSLGGNFVLRMAARHSLAKVGDQISGLKHCFAFSPALDPKRATVKMDEHPFLRKYFLNSWKSSLVKKANLFPHLYSFHDLDDYQSVMHLTEKMVKEFSHFSSVDEYFDSYKLNELFFKSIRIPTTILTSMDDPVIPWKEFTEIPASSYLEVVIESKGGHCGFIEDLNRSSYYWRLMEKKMG